The Stomoxys calcitrans chromosome 3, idStoCalc2.1, whole genome shotgun sequence genome includes a region encoding these proteins:
- the LOC106091677 gene encoding uncharacterized protein LOC106091677 isoform X1, translated as MGRSCYFNCIDAKRLYGFPKDPEERMAWCNIVGADFARVRPNTKLCEKHFDPKYLGVKNLKRYLVPPVIAPQQNENNQTLPKNDEIQSLPKNEEIQSLPKNEEIQSLPKIKDPQHKENNQPHPKNEEIQSLQSNTSFSEGEDTINFPNKPLKTCGSIIPLKKRKIAESKNVTSCCSCDCHKKPDTSPQKLEKGKLQTEAGSLEKLISEHKKQMEIAGKDYEKLMLQNTKLNAEIESHKENIEELSKIIFGLSTDIESKAPKFARMICGKTNRYSTDQLDIAQSIHHVSPKCYRFMKEDLSFHLPSPSTLLKLRPPSSIETGIENNAEVHQKEVAASFNKEEQQCEMIFGEMDCQPSLECDISHDIKIEL; from the exons ATGGGACGCTCATGTTATTTCAATTGCATTGATGCGAAACGTCTTTATGGATTTCCTAAAGATCCTGAAGAAAGAATGGCATGGTGCAATATTGTTGGTGCAGACTTTGCTCGGGTACGACCCAACACCAAACTTTGTGAAAAACATTTTGATCCCAAGTATTTAGGTGTAAAAAATTTGAAGAGATATCTTGTCCCTCCAG TTATAGCTCctcaacaaaatgaaaacaatcAGACCCTTCcgaagaatgacgaaattcagTCCCTTCCGAAGAATGAGGAAATTCAATCCCTTCCAAAGAATGAGGAAATTCAGTCGcttccaaaaattaaagatCCTCAACACAAAGAAAACAATCAGCCCCATCCGAAGAATGAGGAAATTCAGTCACTTCAGTCTAATACTTCCTTCTCCGAAGGCGAAGACACCATCAATTTCCCAAATAAGCCGTTGAAGACCTGCGGTTCCATCATTCCcttgaaaaagagaaaaatagcTGAGTCAAAAAATGTAACATCTTGCTGCAGTTGTGATTGCCATAAAAAACCGGACACTAGCCCCCAAAAGCTCGAGAAGGGAAAACTTCAAACCGAGGCGGGTTCATTGGAGAAGCTAATTTCCGAACATAAGAAGCAAATGGAAATAGCAGGCAAGGATTATGAAAAACTAATGCTACAAAACACCAAATTAAACGCTGAAATAGAATCTCATAAGGAAAACATTGAGGAGTTATCGAAAATTATTTTTGGCCTGTCGACGGATATAGAATCGAAAGCTCCCAAATTTGCAAGAATGATATGCGGCAAAACCAATAGATATTCGACGGACCAATTGGACATAGCTCAAAGTATACACCATGTCTCACCGAAATGCTATAGATTCATGAAAGAGGACCTTAGTTTTCATCTGCCAAGTCCATCCACTCTATTGAAACTGCGTCCACCAAGTTCTATAGAAACCGGAATAGAAAACAACGCAGAAGTACACCAGAAAGAAGTTGCTGCATCATTCAATAAAGAAGAACAACAATGCGAAATGATATTTGGCGAAATGGACTGCCAGCCTTCTCTGGAATGCGATATATCCCACGATATCAAAATTGAGCTATAA
- the LOC106091677 gene encoding uncharacterized protein LOC106091677 isoform X2, translating to MGRSCYFNCIDAKRLYGFPKDPEERMAWCNIVGADFARVRPNTKLCEKHFDPKYLGVKNLKRYLVPPAPQQNENNQTLPKNDEIQSLPKNEEIQSLPKNEEIQSLPKIKDPQHKENNQPHPKNEEIQSLQSNTSFSEGEDTINFPNKPLKTCGSIIPLKKRKIAESKNVTSCCSCDCHKKPDTSPQKLEKGKLQTEAGSLEKLISEHKKQMEIAGKDYEKLMLQNTKLNAEIESHKENIEELSKIIFGLSTDIESKAPKFARMICGKTNRYSTDQLDIAQSIHHVSPKCYRFMKEDLSFHLPSPSTLLKLRPPSSIETGIENNAEVHQKEVAASFNKEEQQCEMIFGEMDCQPSLECDISHDIKIEL from the exons ATGGGACGCTCATGTTATTTCAATTGCATTGATGCGAAACGTCTTTATGGATTTCCTAAAGATCCTGAAGAAAGAATGGCATGGTGCAATATTGTTGGTGCAGACTTTGCTCGGGTACGACCCAACACCAAACTTTGTGAAAAACATTTTGATCCCAAGTATTTAGGTGTAAAAAATTTGAAGAGATATCTTGTCCCTCCAG CTCctcaacaaaatgaaaacaatcAGACCCTTCcgaagaatgacgaaattcagTCCCTTCCGAAGAATGAGGAAATTCAATCCCTTCCAAAGAATGAGGAAATTCAGTCGcttccaaaaattaaagatCCTCAACACAAAGAAAACAATCAGCCCCATCCGAAGAATGAGGAAATTCAGTCACTTCAGTCTAATACTTCCTTCTCCGAAGGCGAAGACACCATCAATTTCCCAAATAAGCCGTTGAAGACCTGCGGTTCCATCATTCCcttgaaaaagagaaaaatagcTGAGTCAAAAAATGTAACATCTTGCTGCAGTTGTGATTGCCATAAAAAACCGGACACTAGCCCCCAAAAGCTCGAGAAGGGAAAACTTCAAACCGAGGCGGGTTCATTGGAGAAGCTAATTTCCGAACATAAGAAGCAAATGGAAATAGCAGGCAAGGATTATGAAAAACTAATGCTACAAAACACCAAATTAAACGCTGAAATAGAATCTCATAAGGAAAACATTGAGGAGTTATCGAAAATTATTTTTGGCCTGTCGACGGATATAGAATCGAAAGCTCCCAAATTTGCAAGAATGATATGCGGCAAAACCAATAGATATTCGACGGACCAATTGGACATAGCTCAAAGTATACACCATGTCTCACCGAAATGCTATAGATTCATGAAAGAGGACCTTAGTTTTCATCTGCCAAGTCCATCCACTCTATTGAAACTGCGTCCACCAAGTTCTATAGAAACCGGAATAGAAAACAACGCAGAAGTACACCAGAAAGAAGTTGCTGCATCATTCAATAAAGAAGAACAACAATGCGAAATGATATTTGGCGAAATGGACTGCCAGCCTTCTCTGGAATGCGATATATCCCACGATATCAAAATTGAGCTATAA
- the LOC106091678 gene encoding cryptochrome-2, with product MGDKLTLIHWFRKGLRVHDDPALHRVFQRAHENPQYCVRPIFILDPGILRWLNVGANRWRFLQQSLEDLNQQLLALNSRLYVVRGSPSAVFPRLFEEWRVELLTFEEDIEPFALKRDEEIKSMARERKIAVETFWSHTMFNPYTVIQKNMGKAPLTYQKFLEIIEKMKVPEPQEIDKKLENELPCKDSWEEKDENCYKVPLLEDMVTNMEALGVEKFPGGETEALRRLEMSLSNGPWVAAFEKPNTSPNALEPSTTVLSPYLKFGCLSSRLFYKKLIEVLKKHPKHSKPPVSLLGQLYWREFYYTAATFEPNFDRMIGNSICLQIPWEVNDSHLEAWTFGRTGYPFIDAIMRQLRQEGWIHHLARHAVACFLTRGDLWISWEEGQKVFEELLLDQDWALNAGNWMWLSASAFFHQYFRVYSPVAFGKKTDPTGAYIRKYVPELAKYPAGAIYEPWKVSLADQRKYGCVLGEHYPHRIVNHELVHKENIKRMTAAYKVNREVKTGKEEQPNAGSKRKREKANGSSNSKTKKKKP from the exons ATGGGAGATAAATTGACTTTAATCCATTGGTTTCGCAAAGGCTTGCGAGTTCACGACGATCCTGCTCTACATAGAGTTTTCCAGCGGGCTCATGAAAATCCTCAGTATTGTGTTCGTCCCATTTTTATACTTGACCCTGGGATATTGCGATGGCTTAATGTTGGAGCTAATCGTTGGCGATTCTTGCAACAAAGTCTCGAAGATTTGAATCAACAGTTGTTGGCTTTAAACAGTCGTCTCTATGTTGTGCGAGGTAGTCCCTCAGCTGTTTTCCCACGACTATTCGAGGAATGGCGAGTAGAGCTGCTGACCTTTGAAGAAGATATCGAACCATTTGCTCTCAAGCGAGATGAGGAAATTAAGTCAATGGCGCGTGAAAGGAAAATAGCAGTGGAGACATTTTGGTCGCATACCATGTTTAACCCATATACGGTGATACAGAAGAATATGGGCAAAGCTCCTTTAACCTATcagaaatttttggaaattattgaaaaaatgaAAGTGCCCGAACCTCAAGAGATTGATaagaaacttgaaaatgaattgCCCTGCAAGGATAGCTGGGAAGAAAAGGATGAAAATTGTTATAAAGTGCCTTTATTGGAAGATATGGTGACGAATATGGAAGCACTGGGGGTGGAGAAATTCCCAGGAG GTGAAACTGAGGCCTTGCGCCGCTTGGAAATGTCCCTTTCTAATGGCCCTTGGGTGGCAGCTTTTGAGAAACCCAATACCTCACCAAATGCCTTGGAGCCTTCTACCACTGTTTTGAGCCCTTATTTGAAATTTGGTTGCCTAAGCTCTCGACTTTTCTACAAAAAACTCATAGAGGTCCTAAAAAAACACCCGAAACATTCTAAACCTCCAGTTTCATTGTTGGGTCAGCTTTATTGGAGAGAATTTTATTATACCGCGGCCACATTTGAACCGAATTTTGATCGCATGATAGGCAATTCGATTTGTTTACAAATACCTTGGGAGGTAAATGATTCCCACCTGGAGGCCTGGACATTTGGCCGCACTGGCTACCCTTTCATAGACGCCATAATGCGTCAGCTGAGACAAGAGGGATGGATACATCATTTGGCCCGCCATGCTGTGGCCTGTTTTTTAACACGCGGTGACCTTTGGATTTCATGGGAAGAAGGACAAAAGGTATTCGAAGAATTGCTTTTGGATCAGGACTGGGCCCTTAATGCGGGCAATTGGATGTGGCTTTCGGCTTCGGCCTTCTTTCATCAGTATTTTCGTGTTTACAGTCCGGTAGCCTTTGGCAAAAAGACCGACCCCACTGGAGCCTACATTAGAAAATATGTACCTGAGTTGGCTAAATATCCTGCTGGGGCAATTTATGAGCCCTGGAAGGTATCACTAGCTGATCAGCGCAAATATGGTTGCGTTCTGGGGGAACATTATCCTCATCGTATTGTCAATCATGAATTGGTACACAAGGAGAATATTAAACGCATGACTGCGGCCTATAAAGTAAAT